The genomic window ATGTTCTCTTATTGCAAATCGGGGAACAGAATGATACCAACAAGAAAGCGGATGCTCTTTGTAACTTGCAGCTCAGCGGTTCAGTCTCGTATTAAAGTGACTCTCCTGTTGAAAATGCCACTGTGCTTCCACGGGAACCTCTGCCTGCTGTAGGACTTTAAGTCTGTGCCACCTCTCCAAGCACGTCACCACAAGAGGGTCTGTTGAAGGGTCGACTTTGTTGGCAAACAAAGAAGGTGATTGAATGATCCACGGCAAGTCTCCTGGGCCATACACACAGCTCTCCTGGGCATAGTGACCTGCAAAGAGAAACGCACACTTAGCTGCTGTTGCTGCTTCCTTGTCAGTTGACCTTCACGCACAGACGCAGCACCCTTCTCCTAAGGGGTCTGTGAGGCCTCTCTGCCTCGCGGGAGTTCACCTTAAATGTGATTTCCATGATTGCGTTGACCGGGCTTTTGTGATGAATTTTGAATTTGTGATGGGAGAGAAGTTCTCTGTCTTTCTATTAGTGCTCTCTGAAATGTTTAAGGGCTCCTTTAGGTGAATACTGTGGAATTTTAGCCAGCCATGAGCACGAGGGAGATGCAGTAGCGCGCCCATGTGCCGGGTAAATCTGAATTCTGATAGCTTCGAAGTTCCATCAACTTTTAAGTGTTTTCCTTGGTTGTGGATCGTTCCTAAGTTTTGTGTTGGTTTTAGTAAGTCATTGCTTCCAGCTTTCCTTGGTTTTGCAGATGAGTGTTTGATACAGAGAGAAGTAGTTAAAATCGGAGGTATGGTTAGAATCCAGTGCTGACTGGATTCCCTCAAGAGGCACTCAGTAGCGCCTtgtatgtgcctggcactgtgcctggCTCTTCCAACTCTCTCCCTCTTAATCCTCCCAGCAACACTGGGCGTGGTTTCCCTCATCGCCTGCAGTTTGCAGAGAAGCTCGCTCTCAGCTTGTGTGTGAGACCCGGCTCTctccccaggccagcccagtAATCCTCCTGCTAAAAGCCTATCTtaaggaaatattatgaaaaGGGGGTGGAACTGTGTGCACAAAAATGTCCGGTGTTGtttgtaaaactgaaaacaatcagAAGGACCTTTCCCCTACTGAGCAGACGTTCTCTCGGAAGGGGCTAGAAGGGGCTCATGGTAAGCATTGTGTACGTGGCAGCTGTTACCAGAATGAAATCTTTTTAACTGACAGGCATTCTTGGTACCGTGTCATACAATAGAATTACATTTAACCAGTTGAAAAATATACGTATGGAGACAAGCAGTGTGAAAAAGGACGTGGTGAAAACAGAATCCGCTGCACCATCATAACTGgataaatttatatacatatggaTTTGAACCAAAAGGgacacaaacaaatgaaacattTCAGAGCATTGTATTAATGCTGTTTTAGTGATTAAAAATAAACGAACTCTTTGTGGCTGATAGTAATGGGATGGCTGTCACTCCGTGTGCAGAGCTGTGCCATAAGCTCGCCCAGTGCAGTGGCGCCAGGAGCTGTGCCTGCTTTGAgacccagctctgtcacttcttGTGCTACTTCCTGTGACTTTGGGAGCaacctcacttctctgagcctggggTTCCTCATCTGCCAAGTGTGACTAATAACAGTTTCCACCTGAGAATTGTCGTGATGCTTGACTGCAGGCCCAGAGCCAGGCTCCAGTTTGACGGCCTGGCCTGGGCCGGGGGCTGATTCTAAATGCTGGCCATGGCTGGCTGTGTTACCGCTTTACTGGGGCAACAGTTTGCGCACTGAACCTCAAGATGGCAAGAACTTTCTGAAGTGTTTACTTTTAGGGAATGATGATTTTTAAGATTTAGAGTAACTCGGGTTTTTTGCAAACGTTATTGAAATATTGTTTGCCACTATAATAATTCTGAATCATTACTTTATTATTGATAGCAGCAACCCTTCATGACTTCCTATACTGTTTGTGCGCCTAAGGGAATTGTGTTTTCAGACAGAATCTGAGCCCCCTGCTATGAGCATTTATTGACTAGTCCCGTCAACCCTGGTGTGTAATGACAATGCACACCTGCTTTCCAAAGAAAGGCCAAGGTGGTTTGTTAGCGTCTTGTTTAACTGTTACCTTCTTACTATGTGACTGTCTCCCTAATTGAATCATATCTACCTTTTTAAGATACTAGAAAATTATTCTTGCCCTTCTGACCCAGTACCTGTCAGGAGGATGGCTGTGCACGTGAACTATTTTGAACTATTCTGGTGttggattttacattttttatttgtctACAACCTGTTTGTTTTAGGTGAGTCTTTTAAACAGCTCAAGGACTGGATGAACCTAGTTTATTTTGCATATCTAATCTGTATTCAAACGTGAGGACCATACCTAAACCCTTCACATAGGGTTTGCCCTAGTCTTCCTGCTTTCTCTGTCCACGACACTTTCCAGCCCCCTCCAGGTCAGGTACCCTCTGCTTTCCTTTCCGTGAATCCTCCTAGAGCATCCGCGCATCTCCCTGCTGGACTCGTGTGCTGTGAGTTGTTCGTCATCCATCTTTTTCTCCCAGATACTGTCTGCTCCTCTCCAGCAGCCATCTCCAAACTGGGGGTCgggtgggtggggagagccagCCCAGGAGCGTAGGCGTGAATAGCTCCCCAGGAGCCAAGTTCTAGCTCTTCGACCCCGTGGGCATTTTCCCCAAAACTGATGTGCCTGCGAACTCCTCTGCAGTCAGCCAGTTCTCTTCCAGACTTTTCACACAAGAGGGACActgctctcccccaccccaaatcttGCTTTTGTGTATTGTCCTGGTAACTAAAACCTCTGGGACACCAGACAAAGGGGCAAAAAAATTCACAGTTCCTCAAGGAGAGTCTCCTGAGGGCAAAGCCAAAAGACCGTCCTTCAGCAGGAACTCCTGAGGAGCTGGGGCAGGTGCCTGTGTTGTTCAGTCGTCTCTGCTGACAGAGAGCCCCAGGGAGACACAGCTTGTTATTGGTAAATGTTTGACTTTGAGTTCTAGGAGCAGGTGGAAAAAACCAGCTAGCTTGTGTATTGTTAtcttaaaactttaaaagttgCAGCCcttttgtgtgtttgctttgtGAAAATTTATTAACCCAaatacttaagatttgtgcacttttctgtctggatattataattaaaagtgttttaaaatgggCAGCATGCTAATAGGATCATCACTAATTGCGGATTGCTTTAAACGTGGTGGTCAGTCTTCCCACCGTTGCCCAGGCAGCAGCTGTATAGGTTTTGTAATTTCAGggcttgttttggttttgtttttacctttACATCCATCGTGAACATTTCCCTCCTCGCTTCTCCATTTAATGGCTCGAACGTTTCCTTCCCAGCCAGCGTTTGGTGTGGCACCCGGAGCATCtaagggagaaaacaaaacaaggagaCAGTGTGGAATCCAGCTGCTCAGTTCTTTTAGAACAAGTTCTTCTGCACTGTCATTTCCACTTCTTCTAGACACCGGAATCAGTGAGAAAGACGGAGGGCAAGTCCAGCCTCGTCTAAAATGTTTAGTTATCATCTGATGCTAGGCTCGGGGCGGGTGCTGTGTGCTCCCCTGGCACTGGCATTGGGGTCAAACAAGGTCTTACGTTCCATCTTTGTGCTTAGGTTTCGCTTTTCATCCCTCTCTCTGGCCCTGGGCACGCACTCAGTGTTTACAGGTGCTCTTCGCGATTGTACAGAGTTTCTTGGGATTGTGTTTTCTCTGCTAACAGCCCTCTGAGGTGACTTGAAAATAGGATTTTCAAACGCTATGAGAGATTATAAGAAGGTCCTGATGGATTTTTGCTAGCTTCATCATTCATACTGCCCCCTGGACTGATTAGCTGAGTTCTTAAGGCTTGAAGCCACCTTCCCTGTAGGAGCTGGTCAGCTTTATACAAAGGGAATAAGTCCACTTAAAGGAGGGCATCAGAgttccctctgcctctcagagAACCTATCTGAGGTATCATATTTGCCACCAAAAAAATGACTACtcttaatattttctattcttaaagAGCCcctaacacaatgcctggcaccaGTAGGTATCCAGTCATATTTAGTAAGTGAATGAGGAAATGAAGAACTTTCCCAAGATTTGTGCTCAGAATTTTCGAAAGGCTCTATGTGAGGAGAAGTGAAATTCTGGTATTTGtttggagagggaagaaaagcagCCAGGTTGGCTTGGGCACGTGGCACTCAGCAAGCGTCAGGCCCCTGGAATCAAACGCCGTCCTGCACTCCCCAATGGAACCTGGAGCTGTTCCCCAAGCCACGGCAAGACAGCTGAAGGAGAGACTGCAGTTAAGCATAAGCTTCTCCTGCTGCCACTCTGATCTGAACAGACGCGGTCTTGCTGGGTTGTCTTACCTTTCAGTCGGTTCAGAGTCACCCAGTAGTGTCGCTCTGGGCTGTGGATGTCTTTGGACCACTGAAGCATGTCTTTTGCACGGATGTCAGTCAGTGCAAACTCTACAAATTTCCTCGTTAGTACGTAGTAAGCGCTTCCAAAATAAATTGTTAAGTTACGGGGCGGTTCATGTTTGAATCTTTGATTGGGAGAGACATAGATACTTCCTTCAGGGGCGAGTTCGGGATGACTTTGACTTGTCTTGGATTTAGTGTTCGGTGGTTGGATTACTCCAGGAGTGATATTTTTATCGTTCCATTTGCTCCTGATGTAGTGGATGATTTCTTTGTTGGTTTTGATTGGAAAGTCTTGTCCACCAAGATTAATGACGTAGTTCCATTGAAATTTGGAATGGACTAGATCTTTCATACAATTAATATCTGCCTTTAGTCTGGGAAAGCCAGTGTAAGccactttctctgtctttgatgacataaaaatattttcaaaacaattaACCAGGGTTTGCACAGCAGTCTTGTACTTCTTTGGGACCTTTTTATCGACATGAATACAGTAAACATTTTGAGGTACATAAATAGCTCTGAGAAGCCGCACGAACATAGCCAGCTCCTTATGAACAGTTATAATATATGCCAAGGAGAAACTGCCCTCTTCTGCAGACAGGGGTCTGGTTATGAAATGCAACTCCTGGGAAATCCTGGAGCAGTTTCGTGGTGTGTGTAAATGAGCAAGTATTTCAGCTCTGTGAGGGTTTTTACAAAATTTTGCAACTTGGGGTGCTGCCCCTTTCCCATCAAATAAAGCTGAACACAGTTCCTCTGGATAAAAGCCACACTCCACTACTGCTGGGTAGGTGGGTTCCTCCTCTGGTTCCTCAGGAGCTGGATTCCTTAAATAAagaaagatgaagatgaagatgcAGATGGCCGTGCACACGAGAAGTCCCGGCCTCGTGACTCGCAGCTGGCTCATGTTTTGAGCTCCAGGCGCCTTCTTAGTCCCATGGTTTGAGATGTGTGCCTTTAAGCTTCCTGAAAGAACAACAGACAGAAGTTAGGGTGTGTagctcttcctcccaccccctcagCTTTATTGAGCATACGTATTTAAAGTGTGTAATTCGATCAGgtttatatatgtacacaccACTGAGACCATCACCACAGTCGCGATAGTTAGCGTTTCCCTTATCCTCGGAAGT from Equus asinus isolate D_3611 breed Donkey chromosome 15, EquAss-T2T_v2, whole genome shotgun sequence includes these protein-coding regions:
- the LOC106825313 gene encoding beta-1,3-galactosyl-O-glycosyl-glycoprotein beta-1,6-N-acetylglucosaminyltransferase 7 isoform X2, translating into MSQLRVTRPGLLVCTAICIFIFIFLYLRNPAPEEPEEEPTYPAVVECGFYPEELCSALFDGKGAAPQVAKFCKNPHRAEILAHLHTPRNCSRISQELHFITRPLSAEEGSFSLAYIITVHKELAMFVRLLRAIYVPQNVYCIHVDKKVPKKYKTAVQTLVNCFENIFMSSKTEKVAYTGFPRLKADINCMKDLVHSKFQWNYVINLGGQDFPIKTNKEIIHYIRSKWNDKNITPGVIQPPNTKSKTSQSHPELAPEGSIYVSPNQRFKHEPPRNLTIYFGSAYYVLTRKFVEFALTDIRAKDMLQWSKDIHSPERHYWVTLNRLKDAPGATPNAGWEGNVRAIKWRSEEGNVHDGCKGNNERA
- the LOC106825313 gene encoding beta-1,3-galactosyl-O-glycosyl-glycoprotein beta-1,6-N-acetylglucosaminyltransferase 7 isoform X1; this translates as MSQLRVTRPGLLVCTAICIFIFIFLYLRNPAPEEPEEEPTYPAVVECGFYPEELCSALFDGKGAAPQVAKFCKNPHRAEILAHLHTPRNCSRISQELHFITRPLSAEEGSFSLAYIITVHKELAMFVRLLRAIYVPQNVYCIHVDKKVPKKYKTAVQTLVNCFENIFMSSKTEKVAYTGFPRLKADINCMKDLVHSKFQWNYVINLGGQDFPIKTNKEIIHYIRSKWNDKNITPGVIQPPNTKSKTSQSHPELAPEGSIYVSPNQRFKHEPPRNLTIYFGSAYYVLTRKFVEFALTDIRAKDMLQWSKDIHSPERHYWVTLNRLKDAPGATPNAGWEGNVRAIKWRSEEGNVHDGCKGHYAQESCVYGPGDLPWIIQSPSLFANKVDPSTDPLVVTCLERWHRLKVLQQAEVPVEAQWHFQQESHFNTRLNR